The nucleotide window CTGCCGTTACGGTCAGCAATCCGGACTGATTGAGGTCCTTCATGATTGCATCCCAGGTCTTTTCGGCTTCGCTTTGTGCCTGCACGACAGCGGTCGAAACCAGAAGTATGCCCAGGGTCAGACATGAACGTTTCATATGGTTGGAGTCTCCCAAAATTGATGAGTATGCCTGTCAAATATCGGTATTGCTGCAAACCCAGCCTCGGAATGAGCCGAAATCTGCGCATTTTGCCGCAGGTTCCTGACTGATTCCGCGTTGAACCGGACGGCATGATCGTCAAAACCCACTCTATGGTCGTTTTTACCAGTACTCAGTTGGTATTCTGCCTATTTGCAGGCGCTTTGCAACCGTGCTGGTATAGCAATTCCTAGAAAGAATGCTGGTTGAGCATCAAGGCAAGAATATGGTTAATCATATATTAGCGGTCCATCGCTACTCTCTCAGGAGACTAACGGGAATCTTACCTTGAAGAATCAATTTCGCTCCATAATCCTGCTGTTTCTTGGCGTGGTTCTCGGCGTGCTGCCTCTGTTTGCCGCCCATATCGCCATGCGGGATTATGTCATGACGCGGGGTGAGAATTTCCTTGATCAGACAGCCGAGCGAACGCTCATGCGCGCAGAGGGCTTTGTGCAGGATGCGGTTGATGTTCTTTCCGCCCTTCCACACTATCGGGTTCCTGTCTGTGATGATGCTCTGAGAGAGAGCTTTCGTGTCATGAAGATGCGCCATACGGAGATCCATGATGTGGGGCTGCTCTATAACGGCGAGTATATGTATTGCTCATCCATGAAAGGCAGTACCCATCTCGGGGCGGCATCTGAAGCTTCTCCCGGAGCGGTGGCTCATCTCAGTTTTCGTGCTGTGCAGGACAATCTGACGGACAAGAACGGGCTGTTGGTGGAGTGGACCATTTCAAAGTTCGTGTCGATCGGAGCATTTATTCGGGTCGATAGCCTCGGCGAACAGTCGATGCAAACCGATCTTGCCAACTCCTATCGGCTGTCGCTGAAGCTCGATAACGGGGGTGTCGTTACCAGCAGCACCCCGGAAAGCCGACTGCAGGAGAGGGCACCTTTTTACCAGTTCAAGCCATCGAAAGAGTGGACACGGGATCTGATCGAACGGGAGGCCATTTCAAGCCGTTATCCGCTGGTTGTTTCGGTTGCGATCCCGTTTCATGCGGTATGGGAGTCCTATGGTGGGGTGATCAACGTGATCGACGCGTTCGGCATTTTCACCGGCGTGCTGGTCATGTTTCTGTTTGTGCGCATGGCTGTGCGCAAACCCGATCCCTATGTCAGTCTTGAAAAGGCGATCCGTCGCAAGGAATTCGTGCCCTATTACCAGCCGATTCTGGATATCCAGAGCGGGCGTCTGGCTGGTTGCGAAGTGCTGGTTCGCTGGCGAAAGCCTGATGGGACGGTTGTTTCGCCCGGCCATTTCATCGACATGGCCGAATCCACCGGTTTGGCGCTACCGATGACCGGACTCCTGATGGAGCAAGTGGCCAAGGATCTCTCTGCCAGCTATGCCGATCATCCTGATCTGAAGGTTGCCATCAACCTGTTCAACCGGCATTTCGATGACCTGGCGATTGTACGTGAGGTGGAGCAGGTTTTCGGCAATTCCGGCGTTCGGTTCAGCCAGCTCGTGTTTGAGGTGACAGAACGTTTGCCGCTCGAGAATCTGGATCGGGCAAGAGCCATCATTGTGCGCATGCAGGAATTGGGGATTCGCGTTGCTCTGGACGATGCTGGCACCGGTCATGGCGGTTTTG belongs to uncultured Cohaesibacter sp. and includes:
- a CDS encoding EAL domain-containing protein yields the protein MKNQFRSIILLFLGVVLGVLPLFAAHIAMRDYVMTRGENFLDQTAERTLMRAEGFVQDAVDVLSALPHYRVPVCDDALRESFRVMKMRHTEIHDVGLLYNGEYMYCSSMKGSTHLGAASEASPGAVAHLSFRAVQDNLTDKNGLLVEWTISKFVSIGAFIRVDSLGEQSMQTDLANSYRLSLKLDNGGVVTSSTPESRLQERAPFYQFKPSKEWTRDLIEREAISSRYPLVVSVAIPFHAVWESYGGVINVIDAFGIFTGVLVMFLFVRMAVRKPDPYVSLEKAIRRKEFVPYYQPILDIQSGRLAGCEVLVRWRKPDGTVVSPGHFIDMAESTGLALPMTGLLMEQVAKDLSASYADHPDLKVAINLFNRHFDDLAIVREVEQVFGNSGVRFSQLVFEVTERLPLENLDRARAIIVRMQELGIRVALDDAGTGHGGFAYLQKLGMDIIKIDKLFVDNITADSKHVPIIDSLSQMAKGMDMVVVAEGVETDDQLDYLRRSGIDEAQGFLFSPALPASAYLQLVDALGGGRRQKAIEDGSDRSKVDLAS